From one Humulus lupulus chromosome 8, drHumLupu1.1, whole genome shotgun sequence genomic stretch:
- the LOC133795913 gene encoding putative ubiquitin-like-specific protease 1B — protein sequence MWTLTPERDISGDIITCFSRVLTHEERQRQKVPQTTFIWYMPTQISEAYLGKGRPVEDYAVSQQWADFHFGQFSLCELMLVPVFITEIFNHWFLVAVNIINRCADIWDPLVAARSKTVSTKATKEMLSTLDRLFKSEIKQHKQNDFQFSNFKVSIKSGTPQQDNGHDCGVYVMKFMESFFKREESMSPFAPVDERLRIACRLVTHDRNEVRAVVFADKEKYYMQQTPLPVGSPVKTHSDPRFSTKKLKSKNSIPTRPVPTRTSGRLKRIKYEE from the exons ATGTGGACCTTGACTCCCGAAAGAGACATTTCTGGTGAT ATCATTACTTGCTTTTCCCGGGTGTTGACACACGAGGAAAGGCAGCGACAAAAGGTTCCTCAAACGACTTTCATTTGGTATATGCCCACTCAAATATCG GAGGCATACTTGGGGAAAGGGAGGCCAGTGGAAGATTACGCCGTGAGCCAACAATGGGCTGATTTCCACTTTGGGCAGTTTTCCTTATGTGAACTG ATGCTTGTACCCGTGTTCATCACTGAGATTTTCAATCATTGGTTCCTAGTCGCGGTGAATATAATCAATAGGTGTGCTGATATTTGGGACCCCCTTGTTGCTGCCAGAAGCAAAACCGTAAGCACGAAAGCCACAAAAGAGATG CTAAGTACTCTTGATCGCCTTTTCAAGTCCGAGATAAAGCAACATAAACAAAATGACTTCCAGTTCTCCAACTTCAAGGTTTCAATAAAGAGCGGTACACCCCAGCAGGACAATGGGCACGATTGTGGAGTATATGTCATGAAGTTTATGGAGTCCTTCTTCAAACGGGAGGAATCCATGTCTCCG TTTGCTCCAGTGGATGAGCGGCTGAGGATAGCATGTCGGCTTGTAACACATGATCGAAACGAGGTGAGGGCGGTTGTTTTCGCTGACAAGGAAAAATACTACATGCAACAGACTCCTCTACCCGTAGGTAGCCCTGTGAAGACCCATTCGGACCCCAGATTTTCAACGAAGAAGCTGAAGTCGAAGAACTCCATTCCCACACGTCCAGTACCAACAAGGACTAGTGGTAGACTGAAGAGAATTAAGTATGAGGAATAG